From Antedon mediterranea chromosome 9, ecAntMedi1.1, whole genome shotgun sequence, a single genomic window includes:
- the LOC140058858 gene encoding uncharacterized protein has protein sequence MRYRMDVEQGLCWRCEDEKTEEGKKCSRCNIAEYCGEQCREQDKLRHQVECDMWNRNGQCFACVKKTDCKWCTHCREVSYCSQKCQRDDWKHHKIICERIQDYFQMMVFDYRQRMMTKLIRLTNIHVYFNPTIAIDVLKLKINEASVIASTYFTSPLSKDYNVLFGDVGDLGSVLLTTASLPKDFTGNVMYTLAAISPFVMARNVLFIYMMLTQNSRDDIEETVTNIWYSLQLPDEDFDFLVSMLKELVDHDADTLKVKTSGELLLNQEDLSKIKEIWKKWLELECDTSKSNSIDLVGQRTTLFSNGIWCSNSQDASDYCQKVPEKHLESVSQYYNDGLFLKDDCLGTLRFENPTLTGPPLLSSRNHQRSPMATCNFEYCIPPLHNPFRGWDYIQASKMFKNEYSIVKLFYGYITNVVRNAITFIKKHRISFNCCVGDFTLLYKQSDVKPTYDRITASQAVDVTGFKQILSSMRPLLSTTNKHAVLLMETHGWIQFIPEADVNHPVNRERADKVLEVVKSETGCQELKKLPLYPKCEYFDNTSLFIRFLRAVFSGTTNPNLGHGVVEPIPRFPFTGKRLEGFKLRDFTKGLNKVIPFQYRQNARLCNIFPAYPRNLEWHF, from the exons ATGCGTTACAGAATGGACGTGGAACAAGGCTTATGTTGGCGTTGTGAGGATGAAAAGACAGAAGAAGGAAAGAAGTGTTCTAGGTGCAACATTGCTGAATATTGTGGAGAACAATGTAGGGAACAAGATAAGCTGAGACATCAGGTTGAATGTGATATGTGGAATAGAAACGGACAGTGTTTTGCTTGTGTTAAAAAAACTGACTGCAAATGG tgTACCCATTGCCGTGAAGTGTCTTACTGTAGTCAGAAGTGCCAAAGAGATGATTGGAAACATCATAAAATAATATGCGAACGAATACAGGACTATTTTCAAATGATGGTTTTTGATTATCGTCAACGGATGATGACTAAATTGATCCGATTAACAAATATTCATGTGTACTTTAATCCCACTATTGCAATTGACGTCCTGAAGCTAAAGATAAATGAAGCAAGTGTAATTGCTTCGACATATTTCACAAGTCCACTGTCAAAAGATTACAACGTTTTGTTTGGCGATGTAGGTGACTTAGGAAGCGTGTTACTTACGACAGCATCGCTTCCAAAAGACTTCACTGGTAATGTAATGTATACATTGGCAGCCATCAGTCCTTTTGTTATGGCAAGAAATGTACTCTTCATCTACATGATGTTAACTCAGAATTCAAGAGATGACATTGAAGAGACAGTTACTAATATCTGGTACTCACTTCAACTACCTGATGAAGATTTCGATTTTCTAGTATCCATGCTGAAAGAGCTAGTTGATCATGATGCTGATACCTTGAAGGTGAAAACGTCTGGTGAATTGCTTCTTAACCAAGAAGATCTATCAAAGATAAAAGAAATCTGGAAGAAGTGGTTGGAACTGGAATGTGATACCAGCAAATCCAATTCAATCGATTTGGTTGGGCAGAGAACAACCTTGTTTAGTAACGGTATTTGGTGCAGTAACTCTCAGGATGCTTCCGATTACTGTCAAAAGGTCCCGGAAAAGCACCTGGAATCGGTCTCCCAATATTATAACGACGGACTTTTCTTAAAAGATGATTGTTTAGGTACTTTACGATTTGAAAACCCAACACTTACGGGTCCTCCATTACTGTCGAGCAGAAACCACCAGCGTTCACCAATGGCAACATGTAACTTCGAGTACTGTATCCCTCCTCTCCATAATCCCTTTCGTGGATGGGATTACATTCAAGCAAGCAAGATGTTTAAAAACGAATACTCAATTGTCAAGTTATTCTATGGTTACATTACCAATGTTGTTAGAAATGCCATCacttttattaaaaaacatcGGATCAGCTTTAACTGTTGTGTTGGAGATTTCACTTTATTATACAAACAATCGGATGTTAAACCAACGTACGATCGTATTACAGCATCGCAAGCTGTAGACGTAACTGGGTTTAAACAAATTCTTTCGTCAATGCGTCCTCTTCTGAGTACAACCAATAAGCATGCAGTTCTTTTGATGGAAACTCATGGTTGGATTCAGTTTATTCCAGAAGCCGATGTAAACCATCCAGTAAATCGCGAGAGAGCAGATAAGGTTTTAGAAGTCGTCAAGTCTGAAACTGGGTGCCAAGAATTAAAGAAATTACCACTATACCCTAAGTGTGAGTACTTCGATAACACATCGTTGTTTATTCGTTTTTTACGAGCTGTATTTTCAGGTACAACAAATCCAAACTTAGGCCATGGTGTTGTTGAACCTATCCCGAGGTTTCCATTTACTGGCAAACGACTAGAAGGATTTAAATTGCGAGACTTTACAAAGGGGTTGAACAAGGTGATTCCATTTCAATATCGACAGAACGCAAGATTATGTAACATCTTTCCTGCATATCCGAGAAATCTTGAATGGCATTTTTAG
- the LOC140058859 gene encoding uncharacterized protein isoform X1 has protein sequence MDVERGLCWRCEDKKSDKGKKCSRCNIAEYCGEHCRERDKLRHQVECDMWNRNRKQCSACGNETVCIWCSACREVAYCGVDCQRADRKRHKSSCLEIRKAFYNIVTNYSLRMLSWRRQTKIHSYFSQTIAVYVLKLNLNEAKRVSSIDAEGPLARRDYNVLFGDVGDLGSMLLTTASLPKDFTGNVRYKLADISPFVMARNVLFIYMMVTQSSRDAIEETVTNIWYSLQLPDEDFHFLVSMLKELAVYDVDTLKSKTSGELLLNQDNLSKIKEVWSKWLELECDTGKWNSIDLVGQRTNLFRNGIWSSNSELASGYCQLVPERHGESTATYFVNGLFLKGDCETSLRFDNPTLTGPPLLSCKCQQISTRAGNLEYCIPPLDIPFRGWDYIRASKMFKNEDSIVKLFHGYITSVVRNAVSFIKRHQISFNCCVGDFTLLYKESDVKPKYDRIAASQAVDVVGFKQLLSSMRPLLSTTNKHAVLLMETHGWFQFIPEADVYHPVNRERAYQILEVVRSETGCQELNKLQLYSKDDYFDNTSLFIRFLRAVFSATTYPIVQLCVGEPIPNVPVPSRCLAGFKLRDFTKGLNKVIPFKYRQNARLCNIIDGYQRNLEWHL, from the exons ATGGACGTGGAACGAGGCTTATGTTGGCGTTGTGAGGATAAAAAGTCGGACAAGGGAAAGAAGTGTTCTAGGTGTAACATTGCTGAATATTGTGGAGAACATTGTAGGGAACGAGATAAGCTGAGACATCAGGTTGAATGTGATATGTGGAATAGAAATAGAAAGCAGTGTTCTGCGTGTGGTAATGAAACTGTATGCATATGG TGTTCTGCCTGTCGTGAAGTGGCTTACTGTGGTGTGGATTGTCAAAGGGCTGATCGAAAACGTCATAAATCATCATGTTTAGAAATTCGAAAAGCTTTTTACAACATAGTTACAAATTACAGTCTTCGAATGTTAAGTTGGCGCCGACAAACAAAAATCCACAGCTACTTTAGTCAAACTATTGCAGTTTATGTTTTGAAGCTAAACTTAAATGAGGCCAAACGTGTGTCTTCGATAGATGCCGAAGGACCACTAGCAAGAAGAGATTACAACGTTTTATTTGGTGATGTAGGTGACTTAGGAAGCATGTTACTTACGACAGCATCGCTTCCAAAAGACTTCACCGGTAATGTAAGGTATAAATTGGCAGACATCAGTCCTTTTGTTATGGCAAGAAATGTACTCTTCATCTACATGATGGTGACACAGAGTTCAAGAGATGCCATTGAAGAGACAGTTACTAATATCTGGTACTCACTTCAACTTCCTGACGAGGATTTCCATTTTCTTGTATCCATGCTGAAAGAGCTAGCTGTTTATGATGTTGATACTCTAAAGTCTAAAACGTCTGGTGAATTGCTTCTTAACCAAGATAATCTATCAAAGATAAAAGAGGTTTGGAGTAAGTGGTTGGAATTAGAATGCGACACCGGCAAATGGAATTCCATCGATTTGGTTGGGCAGAGAACAAACTTGTTTAGGAACGGTATCTGGTCCAGTAACTCTGAGCTTGCTTCCGGTTACTGCCAATTGGTTCCAGAAAGACATGGCGAGTCGACCGCTACATATTTTGTCAACGGACTTTTCTTAAAAGGTGACTGTGAAACTAGTTTACGATTTGATAACCCAACACTTACGGGACCTCCATTACTTTCATGCAAGTGTCAGCAAATTTCAACAAGGGCAGGTAACCTCGAGTATTGTATCCCTCCTCTCGATATTCCATTTCGTGGATGGGATTACATTCGAGCAAGCAAGATGTTTAAAAACGAAGATTCGATAGTCAAACTATTTCATGGTTACATTACCAGTGTCGTTAGAAATGCCGTCTCTTTTATTAAAAGACATCAGATCAGCTTTAACTGTTGCGTTGGAGATTTCACTTTATTGTACAAAGAATCGGATGTTAAACCAAAGTACGATCGTATTGCAGCATCGCAAGCTGTAGACGTAGTTGGGTTTAAACAACTTCTTTCGTCAATGCGTCCTCTTCTGAGTACAACCAATAAGCATGCAGTTCTTCTGATGGAAACTCATGGTTGGTTTCAGTTTATTCCAGAAGCCGATGTATACCATCCAGTAAATCGTGAGAGAGCATATCAGATTTTAGAAGTAGTCAGGTCTGAAACTGGGTGTcaagaattaaataaattacaactATACTCCAAAGATGATTACTTCGATAACACTTCGTTGTTTATTCGTTTTTTACGAGCTGTATTTTCAGCAACAACATATCCAATTGTACAACTATGTGTTGGTGAGCCAATCCCAAATGTTCCAGTTCCTAGCAGATGTCTAGCAGGATTCAAATTGCGAGACTTTACAAAGGGTCTGAACAAAGTGATTCCATTTAAATATCGCCAGAACGCAAGATTATGTAACATAATCGATGGATATCAGAGGAATCTCGAATGGCATTTGTAG
- the LOC140058859 gene encoding uncharacterized protein isoform X2, giving the protein MCSACREVAYCGVDCQRADRKRHKSSCLEIRKAFYNIVTNYSLRMLSWRRQTKIHSYFSQTIAVYVLKLNLNEAKRVSSIDAEGPLARRDYNVLFGDVGDLGSMLLTTASLPKDFTGNVRYKLADISPFVMARNVLFIYMMVTQSSRDAIEETVTNIWYSLQLPDEDFHFLVSMLKELAVYDVDTLKSKTSGELLLNQDNLSKIKEVWSKWLELECDTGKWNSIDLVGQRTNLFRNGIWSSNSELASGYCQLVPERHGESTATYFVNGLFLKGDCETSLRFDNPTLTGPPLLSCKCQQISTRAGNLEYCIPPLDIPFRGWDYIRASKMFKNEDSIVKLFHGYITSVVRNAVSFIKRHQISFNCCVGDFTLLYKESDVKPKYDRIAASQAVDVVGFKQLLSSMRPLLSTTNKHAVLLMETHGWFQFIPEADVYHPVNRERAYQILEVVRSETGCQELNKLQLYSKDDYFDNTSLFIRFLRAVFSATTYPIVQLCVGEPIPNVPVPSRCLAGFKLRDFTKGLNKVIPFKYRQNARLCNIIDGYQRNLEWHL; this is encoded by the exons atg TGTTCTGCCTGTCGTGAAGTGGCTTACTGTGGTGTGGATTGTCAAAGGGCTGATCGAAAACGTCATAAATCATCATGTTTAGAAATTCGAAAAGCTTTTTACAACATAGTTACAAATTACAGTCTTCGAATGTTAAGTTGGCGCCGACAAACAAAAATCCACAGCTACTTTAGTCAAACTATTGCAGTTTATGTTTTGAAGCTAAACTTAAATGAGGCCAAACGTGTGTCTTCGATAGATGCCGAAGGACCACTAGCAAGAAGAGATTACAACGTTTTATTTGGTGATGTAGGTGACTTAGGAAGCATGTTACTTACGACAGCATCGCTTCCAAAAGACTTCACCGGTAATGTAAGGTATAAATTGGCAGACATCAGTCCTTTTGTTATGGCAAGAAATGTACTCTTCATCTACATGATGGTGACACAGAGTTCAAGAGATGCCATTGAAGAGACAGTTACTAATATCTGGTACTCACTTCAACTTCCTGACGAGGATTTCCATTTTCTTGTATCCATGCTGAAAGAGCTAGCTGTTTATGATGTTGATACTCTAAAGTCTAAAACGTCTGGTGAATTGCTTCTTAACCAAGATAATCTATCAAAGATAAAAGAGGTTTGGAGTAAGTGGTTGGAATTAGAATGCGACACCGGCAAATGGAATTCCATCGATTTGGTTGGGCAGAGAACAAACTTGTTTAGGAACGGTATCTGGTCCAGTAACTCTGAGCTTGCTTCCGGTTACTGCCAATTGGTTCCAGAAAGACATGGCGAGTCGACCGCTACATATTTTGTCAACGGACTTTTCTTAAAAGGTGACTGTGAAACTAGTTTACGATTTGATAACCCAACACTTACGGGACCTCCATTACTTTCATGCAAGTGTCAGCAAATTTCAACAAGGGCAGGTAACCTCGAGTATTGTATCCCTCCTCTCGATATTCCATTTCGTGGATGGGATTACATTCGAGCAAGCAAGATGTTTAAAAACGAAGATTCGATAGTCAAACTATTTCATGGTTACATTACCAGTGTCGTTAGAAATGCCGTCTCTTTTATTAAAAGACATCAGATCAGCTTTAACTGTTGCGTTGGAGATTTCACTTTATTGTACAAAGAATCGGATGTTAAACCAAAGTACGATCGTATTGCAGCATCGCAAGCTGTAGACGTAGTTGGGTTTAAACAACTTCTTTCGTCAATGCGTCCTCTTCTGAGTACAACCAATAAGCATGCAGTTCTTCTGATGGAAACTCATGGTTGGTTTCAGTTTATTCCAGAAGCCGATGTATACCATCCAGTAAATCGTGAGAGAGCATATCAGATTTTAGAAGTAGTCAGGTCTGAAACTGGGTGTcaagaattaaataaattacaactATACTCCAAAGATGATTACTTCGATAACACTTCGTTGTTTATTCGTTTTTTACGAGCTGTATTTTCAGCAACAACATATCCAATTGTACAACTATGTGTTGGTGAGCCAATCCCAAATGTTCCAGTTCCTAGCAGATGTCTAGCAGGATTCAAATTGCGAGACTTTACAAAGGGTCTGAACAAAGTGATTCCATTTAAATATCGCCAGAACGCAAGATTATGTAACATAATCGATGGATATCAGAGGAATCTCGAATGGCATTTGTAG
- the LOC140058615 gene encoding RIB43A-like with coiled-coils protein 2, which yields MYKLDLPIDLKEQAATERRRNHEQQRQSRIFNSKVRTIGVDVQSLNEQVHDHKLRMQRENQRHEAFASDMKRNDMIAELLQKRQEQDIRNLNSAMVEFRSLHQQPDAAREWDLNDPDGKKKDKPARVHDDDPRCGISSLQKFDGEDLNSKARQNLMQEQMREWTKKQKAERDLQNKRQTEADRLYDLHRREMDQRAVELTQAEMDCRRNINQSVKDYNKALADEKAEKERLKTQQDLDDNFTEIVNNVNGDMLTENPDVAQSAFGPHRVITDRWKGMSPEEIEEVRRTQDLQRQENKRIKEEEEERNKEWDQQRLTDARAGILMDREQDRLRKALEKDQADENRRLSAEQRSHKDYLDNEVYTNKPTAQFFQQWNTSSR from the exons ATGTATAAACTAGATCTTCCAATAGATTTAAAAGAACAGGCAGCGACGGAGAGGCGTAGAAATCATGAACAACAAAGGCAGAGTAGAATTTTTAATTCTAAAGTCAGAACAATCGGA GTTGATGTTCAGTCTTTGAATGAACAAGTACATGACCATAAACTACGTATGCAAAGGGAAAATCAGCGTCATGAAGCATTtg cCTCTGATATGAAAAGGAATGACATGATAGCTGAGCTACTACAAAAAAGACAGGAACAGGACATTCGTAATCTAAACTCGGCAATGGTCGAGTTCCGTTCACTTCACCAGCAGCCAGATGCGGCAAGAGAATGGGATCTTAACGATCCAGACGGCAAGAAGAAAGACAAGCCAGCTAGAGTTCACGACGACGACCCACGATGCGGGATATCTAGCCTGCAGAAGTTTGACGGAGAAGACTTAAACAGCAAAGCACGACAGAACCTGATGCAGGAACAAATGCGGGAATGGACCAAGAAACAGAAAGCTGAACGTGACCTTCAAAACAAACGCCAGACAGAAGCTGATCGACTTTACGATCTTCATCGACgtgagatggatcagcgagccGTGGAGTTGACGCAAGCAGAGATGGATTGTCGTCGCAACATTAATCAGTCTGTGAAAGACTACAATAAAGCATTG GCTGATGAAAAGGCAGAAAAGGAACGCCTAAAAACACAGCAGGACCTCGACGACAACTTCACAGAAATTGTAAACAATGTAAATGGTGACATGCTAACAGAGAATCCCGACGTAGCGCAGAGTGCGTTCGGTCCCCACCGCGTCATCACAGACAGATGGAAGGGAATGTCACCAGAGGAAATTGAAGAAGTCCGCCGTACGCAGGATCTTCAAAGGCAGGAGAACAAGAGGATCAAAGAGGAGGAAGAGGAACGTAATAAGGAATGGGATCAGCAGAGACTCACGGATGCCAGAGCTGGTATCCTTATGGATAGAGAGCAGGATCGACTAAGGAAAGCTTTGGAGAAGGACCAAGCTGATGAAAATAGACGATTAAGTGCTGAACAGAGATCACA caAAGATTACCTTGACAATGAGGTATACACAAACAAACCAACTGCTCAGTTTTTTCAACAGTGGAATACATCAAGTCGATAA